From Carettochelys insculpta isolate YL-2023 chromosome 22, ASM3395843v1, whole genome shotgun sequence, one genomic window encodes:
- the LOC142024802 gene encoding uncharacterized protein LOC142024802 encodes MVVAAELVTLEEVSVCFSQEEWGLLAPGQRALYREVMQDNYQTVRWLAGEVMLLTNDEENLQLEEPEQVASCGMFLGSSEGRVSQSPEHGETCESQRSPERQQGNHAGEGQDNSSHGSRSVKNTKESEQQKTCGKSFSLNSHCTIRTGEKPNICPDCGRSFQLRSGLIDHQRTHTGEKPFHCSECGKSFSCSSSLKSHCRIHTGDTPYNCSDCGKTFRQRSNLINHRRTHTGEKPFHCSECGKSFRRNSHLLAHQVIHSGEKPYHCTVCGKSFRRSENLVKHQSIHREDKPFNCSECGRWFRDVSGLDKHMRIHTRGKPFLCSDCGKSFSQRSYLVDHQKTHTGDKPFRCSDCGKSFVRLSKLKSHCRIHTGETPYSCPDCGKRFRNRSNLVTHGRIHTGERPFNCSDCGKSFSRSSSLRSHCKIHTGERPYSCPDCGRSFQLRLGLIDHQRTHTGEKPFHCSDCGKRFSCSSTLTSHYRIHTGERPYSCPDCGKRFRQRSCLVLHRRIHTGERPFDCSYCQKSFSRRSLLVVHQRTHTGEKPFTCSNCGKSFLQRSSLIRHQRTHIGEKPFS; translated from the exons ATGGTGGTGGCGGCGGAGCTggtgaccttggaggaggtgtctgtgtgtttctcccaggaggaatgggggctgctggccccggggcagagagccctctacagggaggtgatgcaggacaattaccagaccgtgcgctggctgg caggtgaggtgatgctgctcaCGAATGAcgaggagaatcttcagctggaagaaccagagcaagtggcctcctgtgggatgttcctgggaagctctgaaggtcgtGTGTCTCAGAGCCCTGAGCACGgagagacctgtgagagtcagcgtagcccagaaaggcagcagggaaaccatgcaggggaggggcaggataactccagccatggaagcagaagcgtgaaaaacactaaagagagcgaacaacagaaaacctgtgggaaaagcttcagtcttaacagtcattgtaccatccgcacaggagagaagcccaatatctgccctgactgcgggagaagcttccagctgcgctcaggtcttattgatcatcagagaacccacactggagagaaacccttccactgctctgagtgtgggaaaagcttctcttgctcctcaagtcttaaaagtcattgcagaatccacacaggagacacaccttataactgctctgactgtgggaaaacgTTTAGACAGAGGTCAAACCTTATTAATCAtaggagaacccacacaggagagaaacccttccactgctctgagtgtgggaaaagctttcggcgaAACTCACACCTTCTCGCTCATCAGGTAATTCACAGTggagagaaaccctatcactgcactgtctgtgggaaaagcttcagaagGAGTGAAAACCTCGTTAAACATCAGAGTATTCACAGAGAAGataaacccttcaactgctctgagtgcgGGAGATGGTTCCGTGACGTTTCCGGCCTTGATAAACATATGAGAATCCACACCCGGGGAAAACCTTTTCTCTGCTCtgactgcgggaaaagcttcagtcaacgTTCATATCTGGTTGATCATCAGAAAACCCACACCGGGGACAaacccttccgctgctctgactgtggcaaaagcttcGTGCGGCTTTCAAaacttaaaagtcattgcagaatccacacaggagagacaccttatagctgccctgactgtgggaaaaggttcagaaataggtcaaaccttgttacgcatgggagaatccacacaggagagagacccttcaactgctctgactgtgggaaaagcttctcacgCTCCTCAAGTCTTCGAAGTCATTGcaaaatccacacaggagagagaccttatagctgccctgactgcGGGAGAAGTTTCCAGCTGCGCTTAGGtcttattgatcatcagagaacccacactggagagaaacccttccactgctctgactgtgggaaacgcttctcatgctcctcaactctTACAAGTCACTACAGAATCCACAcgggagagagaccttatagctgccctgactgtgggaaaaggttcagacagaggtcatgccttgttttacataggagaatccacacaggagagagaccctttgACTGCTCTTACTGCCAGAAAAGCTTCAGTCGGCGTTCCCTCCTTGTTgtacatcagagaacccacacaggagagaaacccttcacctgctccaactgtgggaaaagctttcttcAGCGCTCCAGTCTTAttcgtcatcagagaacccacattggagagaaacctttcagctga